A window of Streptomyces sp. NBC_01241 genomic DNA:
ACTTGACCTGGAGCATTCGGGTGAAAAGGTGATGCCGATGACCTCGGCGGATCCTTCGGCGACGCTTCCGGGGCCGGCGCACGAGGCGACGGCCCCGGAACTCAGGCATGTTCGATCGACCGGAATGGCACAGCGCCGATCCGCTGTCCTGCGCGGACCGCGACGCCTCAGTCACGCTACGCTCGCAAGGATTCCGACTCAGACACAAGTCCCCCAGCACTTCACAGCAGAACGGCTCAAGGCACCACATGCCCCAGCACACCTCCGGGTCTGACCGCGCGGCAGTACCACCGGCTGCGCGTGGCACTGTGCGCCCCCCTGCCCCCTCCTCGCTCGACGAGTTGTGGCGTTCCTACAAGTCCACGGGCGACGAGCGGCTGCGGGAGCAGTTGATCCTGCACTACTCGCCGCTGGTGAAGTACGTCGCGGGCCGGGTGAGTGTGGGCCTGCCTTCCAACGTCGAGCAGGCGGACTTCGTCTCCTCGGGCGTCTTCGGACTGATCGACGCGATCGAGAAGTTCGACATCGAGCGCGCGATCAAATTCGAGACGTACGCGATCACCCGCATCCGGGGCGCGATGATCGACGAACTCCGGGCGCTGGACTGGATCCCGCGCTCGGTGCGCCAGAAGGCGCGGGCGGTGGAACGTGCCTACGCCACGCTGGAGGCACAGCTGCGACGCACTCCTTCCGAGCCGGAGGTCGCTGCGGAAATGGGCATC
This region includes:
- the whiG gene encoding RNA polymerase sigma factor WhiG, with the translated sequence MPQHTSGSDRAAVPPAARGTVRPPAPSSLDELWRSYKSTGDERLREQLILHYSPLVKYVAGRVSVGLPSNVEQADFVSSGVFGLIDAIEKFDIERAIKFETYAITRIRGAMIDELRALDWIPRSVRQKARAVERAYATLEAQLRRTPSEPEVAAEMGIALEELHAVFSQLSLANVVALEELLHVGGEGGDRLSLMDTLEDTAADDPVEVAEDRELRRLLARAINTLPEREKTVVTLYYYEGLTLAEIGNVLGVTESRVSQIHTKSVLQLRAKLADAGR